Below is a genomic region from Candidatus Eremiobacterota bacterium.
CGCTCCAGACGAGCGGGTTGCGCAGCACGTAGCGCGTGAAGACGCCGGCGGCGAGGATGACGATGTCGACGACGACGAGCAGCGCCGCGAGCGGCTCGACGACCGCGCCGATCCCGCGGTCGACCGCCGCCGCCCAGGGCCGCCGCAGCGCGACCGGGCCGTGGAGCGCCGCTACCTCGGCTTCGCGAACCGCCTCGACGCCGCTCATCCGCCGCTACGCGAGCTTGTTGGCGTACTTCTCGAGCGCCGCCCAGGCCTTCGGGCCGAACTTGTCGCGCCAGCGCTCGTAGTACTTCGCCTCGACGAGCTTCTGCTTGAAGCTGTTCTTGTCGACGTCGTTGAACTTCATCCCGCGCCGGACCAGCTTGTCGCGCACCGAGCGGTTGAGGATCACGTTGTCGCTGCGCGCGGCCAGCGTCGCTTTCGCCATCTCGCGCGCGATGACGTCCTGAATTCCTTTGCCCAGCTTGTTCCAGACGTCTTGGTTGAAGAGCGTCCAGTAGCCGGACCAGATGTGGTCCGACATCGCGACGTACTTCTGGACCTCGTAGAACTTCTGCTGGTCGATGAGGAGCAGCGGGTTCTCCTGCGCGTCGATGACGTGCGTCTGCAGCGAGGTGTAGAGCTCGCTGAGCGCGATCGGCGAGGGCGAGGCGCCGAGCGACTTGAAGGTGTCGACGCGAATCTCGCCCGGCGAGACGCGAATCTTCAAGCCGGCGAGGTCGTTGACGTTGTGGATCGGCTTGGTCGAGGTGGTGATCTCGCGGAAGCCGTTCTCCCAGATCTTCTCGAGCACCACCATGCTGCCGCGGCTCTGAATGTCGTCGCGCACGACCTTGCCGAGATCGCCGTCCATCGCGCGGAAGACCGTGTCGCGGTTCGGGTAGGCGTAGGCGAGGTTCTCGATCGACGCCAGCGGCGCGATCTGGTTGAGGAACGCGCCCGGCATCGCAAGCGATTCGATCGCGCCGGACCGGAGCTGCGCGATCATGTTCGGAT
It encodes:
- a CDS encoding TRAP transporter substrate-binding protein — protein: MSVTRQGFVLGTAATFATLGIVTPARAAEFELKYGHDLPPEHPINVRSVEAFGRIRKATNGRVNIKSFPTSQLGSDPNMIAQLRSGAIESLAMPGAFLNQIAPLASIENLAYAYPNRDTVFRAMDGDLGKVVRDDIQSRGSMVVLEKIWENGFREITTSTKPIHNVNDLAGLKIRVSPGEIRVDTFKSLGASPSPIALSELYTSLQTHVIDAQENPLLLIDQQKFYEVQKYVAMSDHIWSGYWTLFNQDVWNKLGKGIQDVIAREMAKATLAARSDNVILNRSVRDKLVRRGMKFNDVDKNSFKQKLVEAKYYERWRDKFGPKAWAALEKYANKLA